One part of the Anopheles coustani chromosome 2, idAnoCousDA_361_x.2, whole genome shotgun sequence genome encodes these proteins:
- the LOC131263611 gene encoding uncharacterized protein LOC131263611: MEPQVGFKLCLHAGGSAGDGTNGNDPELHVQLIGARHLPSSFGLKSVEGYMVKVKLFPGAMKFDSGIQTTSWPTFDETFRFPLVDSHKSSFRVKKNEKPKDVPTQSLPEKFFNGKFVVFTVFALLELPPGYTSTLKSKTMTFIRQGSQRLKDKPVIGKLVKDIEPATDRHTNFDQKQNLKLLTTSESQRNLGSVTYFLDSRSFASVQKGGSGSRNGSGGTYATEELWLPVKDITVTQPSAESRITVATRGEVEVTLQLCDYTEVHIDTKHTSREDCSFNIDGPYSSPPTSPLSLCSTSSDGPKATPFESQRAYCNGSPVPTTTSHKNRFSFDVRKIVRSVKNKDKNQRGLCLKISTAKVRCSIRVKEGFEEIAEKVYLKTTVLEHQILTASWKSEPFRPALSSRWNADDCTLVVPLCGETTLDNLSIKIGLAAKSKVGKKIRLGTVFLGPMARQSNPTMDDQWRKMIEYKGSPISVWHRFEEDA; encoded by the exons ATGGAGCCGCAGGTCGGCTTCAAGCTTTGCCTACATGCCGGCGGCTCGGCTGGCGATGGCACGAACGGCAACGATCCGGAGCTTCACGTGCAACTGATCGGCGCTCGCCATTTACCGAGCAGCTTCGGGCTCAAAAGCGTCGAGGGATACATGGTGAAGGTGAAGCTTTTCCCCGGCGCCATGAAGTTCGACTCCGGCATCCAGACGACGTCGTGGCCAACGTTTGACGAAACGTTTCGCTTTCCGCTGGTCGATAGCCATAA GTCCTCCTTTCGGgtgaaaaagaacgaaaagccAAAGGACGTCCCGACGCAGTCACTTCCGGAGAAGTTCTTCAACGGGAAGTTTGTAGTCTTCACCGTATTCGCCCTTCTGGAACTGCCACCTGGG TACACCTCGACGCTGAAGAGCAAAACGATGACCTTCATCCGGCAGGGCAGCCAGCGGTTGAAGGATAAACCGGTGATCGGGAAGCTGGTCAAGGATATCGAGCCGGCCACGGACCGGCACACCAATTTCGACCAGAAGCAAAACCTCAAGCTGCTGACCACGAGCGAAAGCCAGCGTAATCTGGGCTCGGTGACGTACTTTCTCGACTCGCGTTCGTTTGCGAGCGTGCAGAAGGGTGGCTCCGGCAGCCGGAACGGATCGGGAGGCACGTACGCTACGGAAGAGCTGTGGCTCCCGGTGAAAGACATCACCGTCACACAGCCGTCGGCAGAATCGCGAATCACC gTCGCAACCCGTGGGGAGGTCGAAGTGACACTACAGCTGTGCGACTACACCGAGGTACACATCGACACGAAGCATACGTCGCGCGAGGATTGCAGCTTCAACATCGATGGTCCTTACTCGTCACCACCAACGTCACCCTTGTCGCTATGCTCCACCAGCTCGGACGGACCGAAGGCGACCCCTTTCGAGAGCCAACGGGCGTACTGCAACGGATCACCGGTCCCAACGACGACCTCGCACAAAAATCGTTTCAGCTTCGACGTCCGGAAGATCGTGCGGAGCGTCAAGAACAAGGACAAAAACCAGCGCGGCCTGTGCCTAAAGATCTCGACCGCGAAGGTgcgctgcagcattcgggTGAAAGAGGGTTTCGAGGAGATTGCGGAGAAGGTCTACCTAAAGACGACGGTGCTCGAGCACCAGATCCTGACGGCCAGCTGGAAATCGGAACCGTTCCGACCGGCCCTCTCGAGCCGCTGGAATGCGGATGACTGTACGCTTGTGGTTCCACTGTGCGGCGAGACAACGCTGGACAACCTTTCGATCAAGATAGGTCTGGCGGCCAAGAGCAAGGTGGGCAAGAAGATACGGCTCGGTACGGTGTTTCTAGGCCCGATGGCACGCCAGTCCAATCCGACCATGGACGACCAGTGGAGGAAGATGATCGAGTACAAGGGCTCACCGATCTCCGTTTGGCATCGGTTTGAGGAGGACGCCTAG